One Halobaculum roseum DNA segment encodes these proteins:
- a CDS encoding NINE protein: MDWMDQNLPDDLAIAVVNETGSRTTANVGCRAGGDVLFVDRVTLEPGGRREWAESVAGPVEIGVQVRGGPEATERFDPTDGSGRVSAAIAAGSISFSTAGGRGASGGAGTAGTGGGVDSFAAAETSGGDFGDDRDDGWGFGDDGTDAGDSWGFDEATTGGRSGGEDDSVAGSGDTDGADTSTSTPGSGAGSGAATDSGWGFGDDETDEGDESDTGGDTAEPGATADADAGPSGTADAATGTDGERGGSRRESAADADTAASRRTGTRGSETGERQPDREPSEADPERGSGDREVDSGGSSGSADATADSGGAEPARNDGENRTADATAAGASGRADDTDGGSSPTAGAGEMYCSSCGSVIKEQAELCPECGVRQSDTSASTSGSKDKTSAALLAIFLGFIGAHHFYLGNTGRGILYLLLSWTLIPGTIALIEAVIYLTKSEEEFQRKYG, translated from the coding sequence ATGGACTGGATGGATCAGAACCTCCCCGACGACCTCGCGATCGCCGTCGTCAACGAGACGGGATCGCGGACGACGGCGAACGTGGGCTGTCGGGCGGGCGGGGACGTCCTGTTCGTCGATCGGGTGACGCTCGAACCCGGAGGGCGGCGCGAGTGGGCGGAGTCGGTCGCAGGCCCCGTCGAGATCGGCGTCCAGGTCAGGGGCGGCCCGGAGGCGACCGAGCGGTTCGATCCGACCGACGGGTCCGGCCGCGTGTCGGCGGCTATCGCCGCGGGTTCGATCTCGTTTTCGACCGCCGGCGGTCGGGGCGCGTCGGGCGGCGCCGGCACCGCCGGAACCGGCGGCGGCGTCGACTCGTTCGCGGCCGCCGAGACGAGCGGCGGAGACTTCGGCGACGACCGCGACGACGGCTGGGGGTTCGGCGACGACGGAACCGATGCCGGCGACTCGTGGGGGTTCGACGAGGCGACGACCGGGGGGCGTTCGGGCGGGGAGGACGATAGCGTCGCCGGGTCCGGCGACACCGACGGCGCAGACACGTCCACGTCGACACCGGGGTCGGGAGCGGGGTCGGGAGCCGCCACCGACAGCGGGTGGGGCTTCGGCGACGACGAAACCGACGAGGGCGACGAGTCGGACACTGGCGGCGACACCGCCGAACCGGGGGCGACTGCGGACGCCGATGCCGGCCCGTCGGGGACGGCCGACGCCGCGACTGGGACCGACGGCGAACGCGGAGGCTCCCGACGGGAGTCCGCCGCCGACGCGGATACGGCCGCGAGCCGGCGTACCGGCACCCGAGGGTCCGAAACCGGCGAGCGTCAACCCGACAGGGAGCCGTCCGAAGCCGACCCGGAACGGGGATCCGGCGACCGCGAGGTCGACAGCGGCGGATCGTCCGGCTCCGCGGACGCGACGGCGGACTCCGGAGGGGCCGAACCTGCCCGGAATGACGGAGAGAACCGGACCGCCGACGCGACCGCAGCGGGCGCCAGCGGTCGGGCCGACGATACCGACGGAGGGTCGAGTCCGACCGCCGGCGCCGGAGAGATGTACTGCTCCAGTTGCGGCTCCGTGATCAAGGAGCAGGCGGAGCTCTGCCCCGAGTGTGGGGTTCGCCAGTCGGACACGTCGGCGTCCACGTCCGGATCGAAGGACAAGACCAGCGCGGCGCTGCTCGCCATCTTCCTCGGGTTCATCGGTGCTCACCACTTCTACCTCGGGAACACCGGTCGCGGGATCCTCTACCTGCTGCTGTCGTGGACGCTCATCCCCGGAACGATCGCCCTGATCGAGGCGGTTATCTACCTCACGAAGTCCGAGGAGGAGTTCCAACGGAAGTACGGCTGA
- a CDS encoding DUF2391 domain-containing protein, which yields MVGRSRRFALADTAQQIVGGFLLAGPFVVTDEVWGLAVGMSWYQAAVTVGIVLAVGYGALYKADDDRDPDREAEVGGVPLRFLSLIAVSYLSVGILALSFDAPATLIPNHVDPPVPMREQVYITLKAMSVGSVFSVIGAATADSVF from the coding sequence ATGGTCGGACGCAGCCGGCGGTTCGCCCTCGCGGACACCGCCCAACAGATCGTCGGCGGGTTCCTGCTCGCGGGGCCGTTCGTCGTCACCGACGAGGTGTGGGGGCTCGCCGTCGGGATGTCGTGGTATCAGGCGGCCGTGACCGTCGGCATCGTCCTCGCGGTCGGCTACGGGGCGCTGTACAAGGCCGACGACGACCGCGACCCCGACCGCGAGGCGGAGGTCGGCGGGGTGCCGCTGCGGTTCCTCTCGCTCATCGCCGTCTCGTATCTCTCGGTCGGGATCCTCGCGCTGTCGTTCGACGCGCCCGCGACGCTCATCCCGAACCACGTCGACCCGCCCGTGCCGATGCGCGAGCAGGTGTACATCACGCTGAAGGCGATGAGCGTCGGCTCCGTCTTCTCGGTGATCGGCGCGGCGACGGCCGACTCCGTGTTCTGA
- a CDS encoding MFS transporter, producing the protein MVSLVRRYYLYRASLSSGFYIPVSVIYMESRGLGLPEIGLVQGTFLFSMVVWELPTGYLGDRLGRRASLALGSVVTVAVMAGFALANSTLGFAVVYGLWAVAWTLKTGTADAWLYELLATRGGEDEFSRVTGRADSALRLVSAAAALSASLLYTVDPTFPFLANAGLAALGLPVLFTLPRTRGVDADRMERPNEPDDADADPSPIGVREAAGVLREQLSRPSIRWVVAYAALFNLVFSVTRVFEQPAMRSVGVPVAGLGALYAGFKLVSAVASSLTGAVHDRLGTRGVLFLLVPVVAVAYGAFAVVPALLVPALFLRRGLQRITRPVRTEYINDRVEDVGRATVLSGVSMVLTLISGTANVLGGRIAETVGPLTFLSATGVVVSLAAGLLWIGVRPVRTVSPDAAAS; encoded by the coding sequence ATGGTCTCGCTGGTCCGCCGGTACTACCTCTACCGCGCGTCGCTGTCGTCGGGCTTCTACATCCCCGTCTCGGTCATCTACATGGAGTCGAGGGGGCTCGGGCTCCCCGAGATCGGCCTCGTGCAGGGGACGTTCCTGTTCTCGATGGTCGTCTGGGAGCTGCCGACCGGCTACCTGGGCGACCGACTGGGCCGTCGGGCGTCGCTCGCGCTCGGGAGCGTCGTCACCGTCGCCGTGATGGCGGGGTTCGCGCTCGCGAACTCGACGCTCGGGTTCGCCGTCGTCTACGGGCTGTGGGCGGTCGCGTGGACGCTCAAGACCGGGACCGCCGACGCGTGGCTGTACGAACTGCTCGCGACCCGCGGCGGCGAGGACGAGTTCTCCCGCGTTACCGGCCGGGCCGATTCGGCGCTCCGGCTGGTCTCGGCCGCCGCGGCGCTGTCGGCCAGCCTCCTGTACACCGTCGATCCGACGTTCCCGTTCCTCGCGAACGCGGGGCTGGCAGCCCTCGGGCTGCCGGTGTTGTTCACGCTCCCGCGGACGCGAGGGGTCGATGCCGACCGGATGGAGCGCCCCAACGAGCCCGACGACGCTGACGCGGACCCGTCGCCGATCGGGGTCCGCGAGGCCGCAGGCGTCCTTCGAGAGCAGCTGTCGCGACCGTCGATCCGCTGGGTCGTCGCGTACGCGGCGCTGTTCAACCTCGTGTTCTCGGTGACCCGCGTGTTCGAGCAGCCGGCGATGCGGTCGGTCGGCGTCCCGGTCGCGGGGCTGGGCGCGCTGTACGCCGGATTCAAGCTCGTCTCGGCGGTCGCGTCGAGCCTGACCGGCGCCGTCCACGACCGGCTCGGAACCCGCGGGGTGCTGTTCCTCCTCGTCCCCGTCGTCGCGGTCGCCTACGGGGCCTTCGCCGTCGTTCCGGCGCTGCTCGTCCCGGCGCTGTTCCTCCGACGCGGACTCCAGCGGATCACCCGACCGGTTCGCACCGAGTACATCAACGACCGGGTGGAGGACGTGGGACGGGCGACGGTGCTGTCGGGCGTCTCGATGGTGCTCACGCTGATCTCGGGCACCGCGAACGTGCTCGGCGGACGGATCGCGGAGACGGTCGGCCCGCTGACGTTCCTCTCCGCGACCGGCGTCGTCGTCTCGCTGGCGGCCGGACTCCTCTGGATCGGCGTGCGCCCGGTCAGAACCGTGTCGCCCGACGCGGCGGCGTCGTGA
- a CDS encoding ABC transporter ATP-binding protein — translation MAGPDGQPGRDDADPDGESSRPVIAGHDVVKEYVTGGETVRALRGIDFRVDPGEFVAIVGPSGSGKSTLLNMLGLLDVPTSGLVELDGVDVETFGDAERTRRRKETIGFVFQSFHLIPTLTAVENVEVPRLLDRTPTRTREAATDLLERVGLGDRLEHYPDELSGGQKQRVAIARALVNDPRLLLADEPTGNLDRDTGDQILAEFDAITDEGVAVVTVTHDDYVAQSADRVVNLIDGTVREDEEAVTG, via the coding sequence ATGGCGGGACCAGACGGCCAACCGGGACGCGACGACGCGGATCCCGACGGGGAATCAAGCCGTCCGGTCATCGCGGGCCACGACGTGGTGAAGGAGTACGTCACCGGCGGCGAGACGGTGCGCGCGCTGCGCGGCATCGACTTCCGGGTCGACCCCGGCGAGTTCGTCGCCATCGTCGGCCCGTCTGGGTCGGGGAAGTCCACCCTCCTGAACATGCTCGGCCTGCTCGACGTGCCGACGAGCGGGCTCGTCGAGCTGGACGGCGTCGACGTGGAGACGTTCGGCGACGCCGAGCGCACCCGACGGCGCAAGGAGACCATCGGCTTCGTCTTCCAGAGCTTCCACCTCATCCCGACGCTGACGGCCGTCGAGAACGTCGAGGTGCCGCGGCTGCTCGATCGCACCCCGACGCGGACGCGCGAGGCCGCCACCGACCTCCTCGAACGAGTGGGGCTCGGCGACCGCCTCGAACACTACCCCGACGAGCTGTCGGGCGGGCAGAAACAGCGCGTCGCCATCGCCCGCGCGCTCGTGAACGACCCGCGGCTCCTGCTGGCCGACGAGCCGACCGGGAACCTCGACCGCGACACGGGCGACCAGATCCTCGCTGAGTTCGACGCGATCACCGACGAGGGCGTCGCCGTCGTCACCGTCACCCACGACGATTACGTCGCGCAGTCCGCCGACCGCGTCGTCAACCTCATCGACGGCACCGTCCGCGAGGACGAGGAGGCGGTCACCGGATGA
- a CDS encoding ABC transporter permease, with product MNLLDRLWGAFPAFLMARRNVARAKTRSALAVAVILIGVVAIGAIGAGGVAFQESQFETLGSIGADLQVFAGEDNENGYLTAADVGRIDRVSGQAEIVPLKQGNADVIEGGSTAGSATVYGVDEPSTLYEVREGSIPPNWRNGVLVGSTLADRYDLRPGSKVTLRRTVTEDGETVRRTEEYRVTAVLAQGGQADIANPNEAFVLPPDEFDDDAFAQVIVRAEDATAANETAMQIKRTFNGRRQLVSVFERGDVAEQIDEAFRLINLFLVGIGAISLVVAGVSIANVMLMSAIERSEEIGVLRAVGYQKLDIVRIMLAEATLLGVVGSLLGGAVTLGVVAVINDALLGDPFAFPPGSLGYVAAGMVFGVIASLLAGIYPAWTAARERPVEALRG from the coding sequence ATGAACCTCCTCGACCGGCTGTGGGGGGCGTTCCCGGCGTTCCTCATGGCGCGGCGGAACGTGGCGCGCGCGAAGACGCGCTCGGCGCTGGCGGTCGCGGTGATCCTCATCGGCGTCGTCGCCATCGGCGCCATCGGCGCCGGCGGCGTCGCCTTCCAGGAGTCGCAGTTCGAGACGCTCGGCTCCATCGGCGCCGACCTCCAGGTGTTCGCGGGCGAGGACAACGAGAACGGCTACCTCACCGCCGCCGACGTGGGCCGGATCGACCGCGTCAGCGGCCAGGCCGAGATCGTCCCCCTGAAACAGGGGAACGCCGACGTGATCGAGGGCGGCTCGACCGCCGGGAGCGCGACCGTATACGGCGTCGACGAGCCGTCGACGCTGTACGAGGTGCGCGAGGGGTCGATCCCGCCGAACTGGCGCAACGGCGTGCTCGTCGGGTCGACGCTCGCCGACCGCTACGACCTGCGCCCCGGCTCGAAGGTGACGCTCCGGCGCACGGTCACCGAGGACGGGGAAACCGTGCGCCGGACTGAGGAGTACCGCGTGACGGCCGTGCTCGCGCAGGGCGGGCAGGCGGACATCGCCAACCCCAACGAGGCGTTCGTGCTCCCCCCCGACGAGTTCGACGACGACGCATTCGCGCAGGTGATCGTCCGCGCCGAGGACGCGACGGCGGCCAACGAGACGGCGATGCAGATCAAGCGGACGTTCAACGGCCGTCGCCAGCTGGTCTCCGTCTTCGAGCGCGGCGACGTCGCCGAGCAGATCGACGAGGCGTTCCGGCTGATCAACCTCTTTCTCGTCGGCATCGGCGCCATCTCGCTGGTCGTCGCGGGCGTCTCCATCGCCAACGTGATGCTCATGTCGGCGATCGAGCGCAGCGAGGAGATCGGCGTGTTGCGCGCGGTCGGCTACCAGAAGCTCGACATCGTCCGGATCATGCTCGCGGAGGCGACCCTGCTCGGCGTCGTCGGGTCGCTGCTGGGCGGCGCGGTCACGCTCGGGGTCGTCGCGGTGATCAACGACGCCTTGCTCGGTGATCCGTTCGCCTTCCCGCCCGGATCGCTGGGGTACGTCGCCGCCGGGATGGTGTTCGGCGTGATCGCGAGTCTCCTCGCGGGGATCTACCCCGCGTGGACGGCCGCCCGCGAGCGGCCCGTGGAGGCCCTGCGTGGGTGA
- a CDS encoding metallophosphoesterase family protein, whose amino-acid sequence MRLGLLSDVHGNRIALEAVLDDMPPVDGLVCAGDVVGYNPWPAECVAAVRERAIPTVQGNHDRAVAAGSAPGFNAMARAGVAHAREELDDEALAWLADLPERRTVADGRVAVAHGHPDDPDHYTRPGEFAGGLIDSAADRLGVEEGDLDALVLGHTHVQHHGVFPEGVVVNPGSVGQPRDGDPRAAYAVLDLDDRTVEERRVEYDVDAVASAVADVGLPERIGSRLAEGR is encoded by the coding sequence GTGCGACTCGGGCTCCTCTCGGACGTCCACGGCAACCGGATCGCGCTGGAGGCGGTGCTCGACGACATGCCGCCCGTCGACGGGCTCGTCTGTGCGGGCGACGTGGTCGGGTACAACCCCTGGCCCGCCGAGTGCGTCGCGGCGGTACGCGAGCGGGCCATCCCCACGGTACAGGGGAACCACGACCGGGCGGTCGCCGCCGGGTCGGCGCCGGGGTTCAACGCCATGGCTCGCGCTGGGGTCGCTCACGCGCGAGAGGAACTCGACGACGAGGCGCTCGCGTGGCTCGCCGACCTGCCCGAGCGACGGACGGTCGCGGACGGCCGCGTCGCCGTCGCCCACGGTCACCCCGACGATCCGGATCACTACACTCGGCCGGGAGAGTTCGCAGGCGGCCTGATCGACAGCGCCGCCGACCGCCTCGGCGTCGAGGAGGGCGACCTCGACGCGCTCGTCCTCGGGCACACCCACGTGCAGCATCACGGCGTGTTCCCCGAGGGCGTGGTCGTGAACCCCGGGAGCGTCGGCCAGCCGCGCGACGGCGACCCCCGGGCAGCCTACGCGGTCCTCGACCTCGACGACCGGACGGTCGAGGAGCGCCGCGTCGAGTACGACGTCGACGCCGTCGCGTCGGCGGTCGCGGACGTCGGGCTTCCCGAGCGGATCGGGAGCCGCCTCGCCGAGGGACGGTGA
- a CDS encoding DoxX family protein, with protein MGDDERPARTDRDDGRSLSRLGRVLFGLGLALQASEDFRDIDDSIEYAESAGVPMPELAAPFASGMMLVGGLGLAFWRLPRIATGAVVTFLAVVTPTMHDFWNEEGDAGGERLAFFGNLAMFGAALAFLREAYRS; from the coding sequence ATGGGAGACGACGAACGACCCGCCCGTACCGATCGCGACGACGGCCGCTCGCTTTCCCGGCTCGGACGCGTGCTGTTCGGGCTCGGACTCGCGTTACAGGCCTCGGAGGACTTCCGCGACATCGACGACTCGATCGAGTACGCCGAGTCCGCGGGCGTGCCGATGCCCGAACTCGCCGCGCCGTTCGCGTCGGGGATGATGCTCGTCGGCGGGCTCGGCCTCGCGTTTTGGCGGCTCCCCCGCATCGCGACCGGCGCGGTCGTCACCTTCCTCGCGGTGGTGACGCCGACGATGCACGACTTCTGGAACGAGGAGGGCGACGCCGGCGGCGAGCGCCTCGCCTTCTTCGGCAACCTCGCGATGTTCGGCGCCGCCTTGGCGTTCCTGCGCGAGGCGTATCGGTCGTAA
- a CDS encoding aspartate kinase, protein MRVVAKFGGTSLGSGDRVERAADSIAAAVESGHEIAVVASAMGSTTDDLLDEITFEVGDEDRAQIVSMGERTSVRMLKAALSARGVNAVFLEPGRDDWPVITNEVGEVDVEATKERAAALAAQMDGVVPVITGFLAQTIDGDVTTLGRGGSDTTAVMLGKYMDADEVVIVTDVEGVMTGDPHVVEGARNVASITVDELRNLSFRGAEVIAPSALVYKDEDLGVRVVHYQHGDLLGGGTRIEGSFENLIDMREDPLACITVAGRAIRNRPGILADLSEALRDEEINIDAVASGMDSVTFYVDTEVSDRAEAALHDEVVVGDGSLSSVSTEGDYAVIRVMGGELPNRSGVVSDIVGPIAEAGINVHDIITSATSVAIFVSWNDREEVLEIVQGEF, encoded by the coding sequence ATGCGGGTCGTCGCGAAGTTCGGCGGCACCTCCCTCGGCTCGGGCGACCGGGTCGAGCGGGCGGCCGACTCGATCGCCGCGGCCGTGGAGTCCGGCCACGAGATCGCCGTCGTCGCGAGCGCGATGGGGTCGACGACCGACGACCTCCTCGACGAGATCACCTTCGAGGTCGGCGACGAGGACCGCGCGCAGATCGTCTCGATGGGCGAGCGCACCTCCGTACGCATGCTGAAGGCCGCGCTGAGCGCCCGCGGCGTCAACGCCGTCTTCCTCGAACCCGGCCGCGACGACTGGCCCGTCATCACCAACGAGGTCGGCGAGGTCGACGTGGAGGCGACGAAGGAACGCGCGGCCGCGCTGGCCGCCCAGATGGACGGCGTCGTGCCGGTCATCACCGGCTTTCTCGCGCAGACGATCGACGGCGACGTGACCACCCTCGGCCGCGGCGGCTCGGACACGACCGCCGTCATGCTCGGCAAGTACATGGACGCCGACGAGGTCGTCATCGTCACCGACGTGGAGGGCGTCATGACCGGCGACCCGCACGTCGTCGAAGGCGCGCGCAACGTCGCGAGCATCACCGTCGACGAGCTGCGCAACCTCTCGTTCCGCGGCGCCGAGGTGATCGCCCCATCCGCGCTCGTGTACAAGGACGAGGACCTCGGCGTCCGCGTCGTCCACTACCAGCACGGCGACCTCCTCGGCGGCGGCACCCGGATCGAGGGGAGCTTCGAGAACCTCATCGACATGCGCGAGGACCCCCTCGCGTGCATCACTGTCGCCGGGCGCGCCATCCGAAACCGTCCGGGGATCCTCGCGGACCTCTCGGAGGCGCTGCGCGACGAGGAGATCAACATCGACGCCGTCGCCTCGGGAATGGACTCGGTGACGTTCTACGTCGACACCGAGGTCTCCGACCGCGCGGAGGCGGCCCTGCACGACGAGGTCGTCGTCGGCGACGGCTCGCTGTCGTCGGTCAGCACCGAGGGCGACTACGCCGTCATCCGCGTCATGGGCGGGGAACTCCCGAACCGTTCCGGCGTCGTCTCGGACATCGTCGGCCCCATCGCCGAGGCTGGGATCAACGTCCACGACATCATCACCTCCGCCACCTCCGTCGCGATCTTCGTCTCCTGGAACGACCGCGAGGAGGTCCTCGAGATCGTTCAGGGCGAGTTCTGA
- a CDS encoding TetR/AcrR family transcriptional regulator encodes MSDGSNGGVDAPDGEGAPDVNTLIMQATYRALCEHGYAELSVSHIAAEFEKSKSLLYYHYDSKDDLLAGFLRFAGDHFLAMLDEAEREADSPVDRVRSFVDIYLGAELDEEMAEAQRAMIDLRAQAVAEPRFREEFTRIDRHLRERLATALADGVEAGVVDDVVDPEPTATWLLSALSGAMLQRHTADYDVVTPVRAQLHGYVDYYAVDADGDGE; translated from the coding sequence ATGAGTGACGGTTCGAACGGGGGCGTCGACGCGCCAGACGGCGAGGGAGCGCCGGACGTGAACACCCTGATCATGCAAGCGACCTACCGCGCGTTGTGTGAGCACGGCTACGCCGAGTTGAGCGTCTCGCACATCGCCGCGGAGTTCGAGAAGAGCAAGTCGCTGTTGTACTACCACTACGACTCCAAGGACGACCTCCTCGCGGGGTTCCTTCGGTTCGCCGGCGACCACTTCCTCGCGATGCTCGACGAGGCCGAGCGCGAGGCCGACTCGCCGGTCGACCGGGTCCGCTCGTTCGTCGACATCTACCTCGGTGCGGAGCTGGACGAGGAGATGGCCGAGGCGCAGCGGGCGATGATCGACCTCCGGGCGCAGGCGGTGGCCGAGCCCCGGTTCCGCGAGGAGTTCACGCGCATCGACCGGCACCTCCGCGAGCGACTCGCGACCGCGCTCGCCGACGGCGTCGAGGCGGGCGTCGTCGACGACGTGGTCGACCCGGAGCCGACGGCGACGTGGCTGCTGTCGGCGCTCTCCGGGGCGATGCTCCAGCGCCACACCGCCGACTACGACGTGGTCACCCCCGTCAGGGCGCAGCTTCACGGCTACGTCGACTACTACGCCGTCGACGCCGACGGCGACGGGGAGTAA
- a CDS encoding IMP cyclohydrolase gives MYIGRFVVVGPKVGAYRVSSRSFPNRKVTRRGEDTLTVVPTADAEETDNPYVSYNCARAAGEGAVIGNGSHVDPVAEKYDRGYPARDALVEALHALDYEKDDYDTPRVAGIVEEDAGYVGIVRRDALLVREVDEPHLVATYEEDEPRAFEFEPRTAVAAARTAYGLDYEHAVCAAGVHVGDGGSSFAVQNTSEE, from the coding sequence ATGTACATCGGACGATTCGTCGTCGTCGGTCCGAAGGTCGGCGCGTACCGCGTCTCCTCGCGGTCGTTCCCGAACCGGAAGGTGACCCGGCGGGGCGAGGACACGCTCACGGTGGTGCCGACGGCCGACGCCGAGGAGACGGACAACCCGTACGTCTCGTACAACTGCGCGCGGGCGGCAGGCGAGGGAGCCGTGATCGGCAACGGCTCGCACGTCGACCCGGTCGCCGAGAAGTACGACCGGGGGTACCCCGCCCGCGACGCGCTCGTCGAGGCGTTGCACGCGCTGGACTACGAGAAGGACGACTACGACACCCCGCGCGTCGCCGGGATCGTCGAGGAGGACGCCGGCTACGTCGGGATCGTCCGCCGCGACGCGCTGCTGGTTCGCGAGGTCGACGAGCCGCATCTCGTGGCGACGTACGAGGAGGACGAACCCCGGGCGTTCGAGTTCGAGCCGCGGACCGCGGTGGCGGCCGCGCGGACTGCGTACGGGCTCGACTACGAGCACGCGGTGTGTGCGGCGGGCGTTCACGTCGGCGACGGAGGGAGTTCCTTCGCCGTGCAGAACACGAGCGAGGAGTGA
- a CDS encoding DUF7090 family protein translates to MDYTLAVGDVDTTIPGGTGVLLLHPSIGETDRIDTDFLKADTDNFLVVSTRTTAREVEQKLEHYDVDESRAEILDTISVERGYSRRTADHFRYVSAPDDLGGIVEQVEGFLAAHAGKRRISVDSLTELAYYADVDGVHDATSRMLDLLAEYDAVGLFHLSREVHDDDEIRRFRQLFDVVIDLTDDGGVAVELPGE, encoded by the coding sequence ATGGATTACACGCTCGCCGTCGGCGACGTAGACACGACCATCCCCGGCGGGACGGGGGTACTTCTGCTTCACCCGAGCATCGGCGAGACGGACCGCATCGACACCGACTTCCTGAAGGCCGACACCGACAATTTCCTCGTCGTCTCCACGCGAACCACCGCCCGGGAGGTCGAACAGAAGCTCGAACACTACGACGTGGACGAGTCGCGCGCGGAGATCCTCGACACGATCTCCGTCGAACGCGGCTACTCGCGGCGCACCGCCGATCACTTCCGGTACGTCTCCGCGCCCGACGACCTCGGCGGGATCGTCGAGCAGGTCGAGGGCTTTCTCGCGGCCCACGCCGGCAAACGCCGGATCAGCGTCGACTCGCTCACGGAGCTCGCCTACTACGCCGACGTCGACGGCGTCCACGACGCCACGAGCCGGATGCTCGATCTGCTCGCCGAGTACGACGCGGTCGGGCTGTTCCACCTCTCGCGGGAGGTCCACGACGACGACGAGATCCGACGCTTCCGCCAGTTGTTCGACGTGGTGATCGATCTCACCGACGACGGCGGCGTGGCGGTCGAGCTGCCGGGGGAATAG
- a CDS encoding DUF7504 family protein, with translation MTEINGSVAESIGDASTVLLVAPADSCTDETACTELLTRHSPPHPNVVCVTLNKGPDDRLDVWHRYVGEELPDRAAIVDARAEGGGDGAVAVSSLPSIKLETLPEDADLLDLAVTIAAQVGAWSDTGDRTQLCLDSLNVLVGRYAAQDVVDLVRGLNTLCADLDVSGHHHVNPDDCPESMLAMLRPLYDAVVERDGDGWTVSTADSAAGPSFRRTVDGRSGGSSRGSDPPDVVPLSYSFDTVLELVNNPIRRIVLYELKRRSDDEVPFDELVDAVDKRTGSVQAGKPDSTDRLALQLGHTHLPKLQERNVVRFDRDTETISYRSNPALEAHLDCLETLELGPEP, from the coding sequence ATGACTGAAATTAACGGCTCAGTCGCCGAATCGATCGGTGACGCCTCGACCGTGTTGCTCGTCGCCCCGGCGGACTCGTGTACGGACGAGACGGCGTGCACGGAATTGCTCACGCGACACAGTCCGCCGCACCCGAACGTCGTCTGTGTGACGCTGAACAAGGGGCCGGACGACAGGCTCGACGTGTGGCACCGGTACGTGGGGGAGGAACTGCCGGACCGGGCCGCGATCGTCGACGCCCGGGCCGAGGGGGGCGGGGACGGCGCGGTCGCCGTCTCGTCGCTTCCGTCGATCAAGCTCGAAACGCTCCCCGAGGACGCCGATCTGTTGGATCTCGCCGTCACCATCGCCGCACAGGTCGGCGCGTGGAGCGACACCGGCGACCGGACGCAGTTGTGTCTGGACTCGTTGAACGTCCTGGTGGGCCGGTACGCCGCCCAGGACGTCGTCGATCTCGTACGGGGACTGAACACCCTGTGTGCGGATCTGGACGTGTCCGGGCACCACCACGTGAACCCGGACGACTGTCCGGAATCGATGCTCGCGATGCTCCGGCCGCTGTACGACGCGGTCGTCGAACGCGACGGGGACGGGTGGACCGTCTCGACGGCCGATTCGGCCGCCGGTCCGTCGTTCCGGCGGACCGTCGACGGCCGATCGGGAGGCTCGTCCCGTGGATCCGATCCCCCGGACGTCGTTCCGCTGTCGTACTCGTTCGACACGGTGCTGGAGTTGGTCAACAACCCGATCCGGCGGATCGTGCTGTACGAACTGAAACGTCGGTCCGACGACGAGGTCCCGTTCGACGAGTTGGTCGACGCGGTCGACAAGCGAACGGGCTCGGTCCAGGCGGGGAAGCCGGATAGCACCGACCGGCTCGCGCTTCAGCTCGGTCACACGCACCTTCCGAAACTGCAGGAGCGGAACGTGGTCCGGTTCGATCGGGACACGGAGACGATCTCATACCGGTCGAACCCCGCGCTGGAGGCGCACCTCGACTGTCTGGAGACGCTCGAACTGGGGCCCGAGCCCTGA